The Cucumis melo cultivar AY chromosome 6, USDA_Cmelo_AY_1.0, whole genome shotgun sequence genome includes a region encoding these proteins:
- the LOC103491750 gene encoding uncharacterized protein LOC103491750 — protein sequence MASQSVLVFALIFVAAVAGVFAEAPTESPSTSPSPKASPSDSESPSPSSSSPAASPKASSETTSPSPAASSPSSSSSDAPTSDSPTSSPKSSPSVSPSPATDSPADSPAADSPADNVADTPTAASPDSDVSSPPSPDAADAPTAADGPIAADGPTADSPADSPAGDDKSSGTDLKLTSAVVGGVIAAGFYAF from the coding sequence ATGGCTTCTCAATCTGTTCTTGTTTTTGCTTTGATATTCGTTGCTGCTGTTGCTGGAGTTTTCGCCGAGGCACCCACCGAATCACCTTCAACATCTCCCTCGCCTAAAGCTTCCCCATCGGACTCTGAATCCCCTTCaccgtcttcttcttctcctgCAGCCTCTCCAAAGGCCTCATCTGAGACGACATCCCCGTCCCCGGCAGCTTCTTCTCCATCTTCGTCCTCCTCCGATGCTCCAACCAGCGACTCGCCCACCAGCTCTCCAAAATCCTCCCCTTCCGTTTCTCCTTCTCCTGCCACTGACTCCCCCGCTGACTCTCCTGCTGCTGACTCTCCTGCTGACAATGTTGCCGACACCCCAACTGCTGCTTCACCAGATTCCGATGTCTCTTCTCCTCCATCCCCTGATGCGGCCGATGCCCCTACTGCCGCCGATGGCCCTATTGCCGCCGATGGCCCCACCGCGGATTCTCCTGCTGATTCACCCGCCGGTGATGACAAAAGCAGCGGTACTGATCTGAAACTCACCTCCGCCGTGGTTGGTGGTGTCATTGCCGCCGGATTCTATGCATTCTAA